The Homo sapiens chromosome 5, GRCh38.p14 Primary Assembly genome includes a window with the following:
- the NRG2 gene encoding pro-neuregulin-2, membrane-bound isoform isoform X3, whose product MVNFSKAEELYQKRVLTITGICVALLVVGIVCVVAYCKTKKQRKQMHNHLRQNMCPAHQNRSLANGPSHPRLDPEEIQMADYISKNVPATDHVIRRETETTFSGSHSCSPSHHCSTATPTSSHRHESHTWSLERSESLTSDSQSGIMLSSVGTSKCNSPACVEARARRAAAYNLEERRRATAPPYHDSVDSLRDSPHSERYVSALTTPARLSPVDFHYSLATQVPTFEITSPNSAHAVSLPPAAPISYRLAEQQPLLRHPAPPGPGPGPGPGPGPGADMQRSYDSYYYPAAGPGPRRGTCALGGSLGSLPASPFRIPEDDEYETTQECAPPPPPRPRARGASRRTSAGPRRWRRSRLNGLAAQRARAARDSLSLSSGSGGGSASASDDDADDADGALAAESTPFLGLRGAHDALRSDSPPLCPAADSRTYYSLDSHSTRASSRHSRGPPPRAKQDSAPL is encoded by the exons ATGGTCAACTTCTCCA AAGCCGAGGAGCTGTACCAGAAGAGGGTCCTGACCATCACGGGCATCTGCGTGGCTCTGCTGGTCGTGGGCATCGTCTGTGTGGTGGCCTACTGCAAGACCAA AAAACAGCGGAAGCAGATGCACAACCACCTCCGGCAGAACATGTGCCCGGCCCATCAGAACCGGAGCTTGGCCAATGGGCCCAGCCACCCCCGGCTGGACCCAGAGGAGATCCAGATGGCAGAT TATATTTCCAAGAACGTGCCAGCCACAGACCATGTCATCAGGAGAGAAACTGAGACCACCTTCTCTGGGAGCCACTCCTGTTCTCCTTCTCACCACTGCTCCACAGCCACACCCACCTCCAGCCACAG ACACGAGAGCCACACGTGGAGCCTGGAACGTTCTGAGAGCCTGACTTCTGACTCCCAGTCGGGGATCATGCTATCATCAGTGGGTACCAGCAAATGCAACAGCCCAGCATGTGTGGAGGCCCGGGCAAGGCGGGCAGCAGCCTACAACCTGGAGGAGCGGCGCAGGGCCACCGCGCCACCCTATCACGATTCCGTGGACTCCCTTCGCGACTCCCCACACAGCGAGAG GTACGTGTCGGCCCTGACCACGCCCGCGCGCCTCTCGCCCGTGGACTTCCACTACTCGCTGGCCACGCAGGTGCCAACTTTCGAGATCACGTCCCCCAACTCGGCGCACGCCGTGTCGCTGCCGCCGGCGGCGCCCATCAGTTACCGCCTGGCCGAGCAGCAGCCGTTACTGCGGCACCCGGCGCCCCCCGGCCCGGGACCCGGACCCGGGCCCGGGCCCGGGCCCGGCGCAGACATGCAGCGCAGCTATGACAGCTACTATTACCCCGCGGCGGGGCCCGGACCGCGGCGCGGGACCTGCGCGCTCGGCGGCAGCCTGGGCAGCCTGCCTGCCAGCCCCTTCCGCATCCCCGAGGACGACGAGTACGAGACCACGCAGGAGTGcgcgcccccgccgccgccgcggccgcGCGCGCGCGGTGCGTCCCGCAGGACGTCGGCGGGGCCCCGGCGCTGGCGCCGCTCGCGCCTCAACGGGCTGGCGGCGCAGCGCGCACGGGCGGCGAGGGACTCGCTGTCGCTGAGCAGCGGCTCGGGCGGCGGCTCAGCCTCGGCGTCGGACGACGACGCGGACGACGCGGACGGGGCGCTGGCGGCCGAGAGCACACCTTTCCTGGGCCTGCGTGGGGCGCACGACGCGCTGCGCTCGGACTCgccgccactgtgcccggcggcCGACAGCAGGACTTACTACTCACTGGACAGCCACAGCACGCGGGCCAGCAGCAGACACAGCCGCGGGCCGCCCCCGCGGGCCAAGCAGGACTCGGCGCCACTCTAG
- the NRG2 gene encoding pro-neuregulin-2, membrane-bound isoform isoform X2: MVNFSKHLGFELKEAEELYQKRVLTITGICVALLVVGIVCVVAYCKTKKQRKQMHNHLRQNMCPAHQNRSLANGPSHPRLDPEEIQMADYISKNVPATDHVIRRETETTFSGSHSCSPSHHCSTATPTSSHRHESHTWSLERSESLTSDSQSGIMLSSVGTSKCNSPACVEARARRAAAYNLEERRRATAPPYHDSVDSLRDSPHSERYVSALTTPARLSPVDFHYSLATQVPTFEITSPNSAHAVSLPPAAPISYRLAEQQPLLRHPAPPGPGPGPGPGPGPGADMQRSYDSYYYPAAGPGPRRGTCALGGSLGSLPASPFRIPEDDEYETTQECAPPPPPRPRARGASRRTSAGPRRWRRSRLNGLAAQRARAARDSLSLSSGSGGGSASASDDDADDADGALAAESTPFLGLRGAHDALRSDSPPLCPAADSRTYYSLDSHSTRASSRHSRGPPPRAKQDSAPL; this comes from the exons ATGGTCAACTTCTCCA AGCACCTTGGATTTGAATTAAAGG AAGCCGAGGAGCTGTACCAGAAGAGGGTCCTGACCATCACGGGCATCTGCGTGGCTCTGCTGGTCGTGGGCATCGTCTGTGTGGTGGCCTACTGCAAGACCAA AAAACAGCGGAAGCAGATGCACAACCACCTCCGGCAGAACATGTGCCCGGCCCATCAGAACCGGAGCTTGGCCAATGGGCCCAGCCACCCCCGGCTGGACCCAGAGGAGATCCAGATGGCAGAT TATATTTCCAAGAACGTGCCAGCCACAGACCATGTCATCAGGAGAGAAACTGAGACCACCTTCTCTGGGAGCCACTCCTGTTCTCCTTCTCACCACTGCTCCACAGCCACACCCACCTCCAGCCACAG ACACGAGAGCCACACGTGGAGCCTGGAACGTTCTGAGAGCCTGACTTCTGACTCCCAGTCGGGGATCATGCTATCATCAGTGGGTACCAGCAAATGCAACAGCCCAGCATGTGTGGAGGCCCGGGCAAGGCGGGCAGCAGCCTACAACCTGGAGGAGCGGCGCAGGGCCACCGCGCCACCCTATCACGATTCCGTGGACTCCCTTCGCGACTCCCCACACAGCGAGAG GTACGTGTCGGCCCTGACCACGCCCGCGCGCCTCTCGCCCGTGGACTTCCACTACTCGCTGGCCACGCAGGTGCCAACTTTCGAGATCACGTCCCCCAACTCGGCGCACGCCGTGTCGCTGCCGCCGGCGGCGCCCATCAGTTACCGCCTGGCCGAGCAGCAGCCGTTACTGCGGCACCCGGCGCCCCCCGGCCCGGGACCCGGACCCGGGCCCGGGCCCGGGCCCGGCGCAGACATGCAGCGCAGCTATGACAGCTACTATTACCCCGCGGCGGGGCCCGGACCGCGGCGCGGGACCTGCGCGCTCGGCGGCAGCCTGGGCAGCCTGCCTGCCAGCCCCTTCCGCATCCCCGAGGACGACGAGTACGAGACCACGCAGGAGTGcgcgcccccgccgccgccgcggccgcGCGCGCGCGGTGCGTCCCGCAGGACGTCGGCGGGGCCCCGGCGCTGGCGCCGCTCGCGCCTCAACGGGCTGGCGGCGCAGCGCGCACGGGCGGCGAGGGACTCGCTGTCGCTGAGCAGCGGCTCGGGCGGCGGCTCAGCCTCGGCGTCGGACGACGACGCGGACGACGCGGACGGGGCGCTGGCGGCCGAGAGCACACCTTTCCTGGGCCTGCGTGGGGCGCACGACGCGCTGCGCTCGGACTCgccgccactgtgcccggcggcCGACAGCAGGACTTACTACTCACTGGACAGCCACAGCACGCGGGCCAGCAGCAGACACAGCCGCGGGCCGCCCCCGCGGGCCAAGCAGGACTCGGCGCCACTCTAG